One window of Streptomyces sp. SUK 48 genomic DNA carries:
- a CDS encoding LLM class flavin-dependent oxidoreductase encodes MSTEPLRIGILLPTREQAINGAYAAAPLLDFARQAEALGFDSLWAGDSLTARPRLDPLVVLSAAAAATRRITVGTAALTPALRHPLIGANMIASLSHVAADRLILGLGSGFPMAETEAEFESVGASFQGRVGRLDEIAALWRAAWRAGEDGEPSEFEGRFWQAENLDRLPSPAVPGGPPLWLAGSDTPKVLARAATRYDGWLPFLPDVDAYGRAAARLGELAAEAGRTVVPGLYATVTVNSDEATAEAELEHYISHYYGRSLEQMSTIQAYAWGSAEKCAEWLGGYVRAGARHLVIRIGSLDPEPQLKEIAEVLLPAVRALGTAPTVGSTQS; translated from the coding sequence ATGAGTACCGAACCGCTGCGGATCGGCATCCTCCTGCCCACCCGCGAGCAGGCCATCAACGGCGCCTACGCGGCCGCCCCGTTGCTGGACTTCGCCCGCCAGGCCGAGGCGCTCGGCTTCGACTCGCTGTGGGCCGGCGACTCGCTCACCGCCCGCCCCCGCCTCGACCCGCTGGTCGTGCTGTCGGCCGCCGCCGCCGCGACCCGGCGCATCACCGTCGGCACCGCCGCGCTCACCCCCGCCCTGCGCCACCCCCTCATCGGCGCCAACATGATCGCGAGCCTCAGCCATGTGGCCGCCGACCGGCTGATCCTGGGCCTGGGTTCGGGCTTCCCGATGGCCGAGACCGAGGCGGAGTTCGAGTCCGTCGGCGCCTCCTTCCAGGGCCGCGTCGGCCGCCTGGACGAGATCGCCGCGCTGTGGCGCGCCGCCTGGCGGGCCGGCGAGGACGGCGAACCCAGCGAGTTCGAGGGCAGGTTCTGGCAGGCGGAGAACCTGGACCGGCTGCCGTCGCCCGCCGTGCCCGGCGGTCCGCCGCTGTGGCTGGCCGGCAGCGACACCCCCAAGGTGCTCGCCCGCGCCGCCACCCGCTACGACGGCTGGCTGCCCTTCCTGCCCGACGTCGACGCCTACGGCCGGGCCGCCGCCCGGCTCGGCGAACTCGCCGCGGAGGCGGGGCGCACGGTGGTCCCCGGGCTGTACGCCACGGTCACCGTGAACAGTGACGAGGCTACCGCCGAGGCCGAGTTGGAGCACTACATCAGCCACTACTACGGCCGCTCCCTGGAGCAGATGAGCACCATCCAGGCATACGCCTGGGGCAGTGCCGAGAAGTGCGCCGAATGGCTCGGCGGATACGTCCGCGCGGGCGCCCGGCACCTGGTGATCCGCATCGGATCCCTCGACCCGGAGCCCCAGTTGAAGGAGATCGCCGAGGTGCTGCTGCCCGCGGTACGCGCCCTCGGCACCGCACCCACCGTAGGGAGTACGCAGTCGTGA
- a CDS encoding fatty acid--CoA ligase, which produces MSDIPRERWTLHHSARAHAGTRPDHPAIICDGHVTTYDKLHRDSNRAAHALHTSGVRHGDRVAYLGRESANYYLVMIACAKAGAVLVPVNWRLTPGEVDHILRDSGATLIFVDDEFWDTVAAVRPQLRGLRKVIRVDGTDVDGEPARGAGLLAWAADQPETDPAPGTGPDDAVIQIYTSGTTGLPKGAILAHRSFFTLPHASRERGLDWIDWLPEDVALISLPGFGVAGIGWFLHTFNAGGTNVIMPQFDPQEAVRLIREHGVTTTFAAPAMLQAMAAERGAGPEAFTSLRKIAYGAAPMSETLLKQCLETYRCEFAQIYASTETGSVAVCLPPGDHHAGSTRLISVGLPCPGNEIKVVGPDGAVLPPGAIGQVCVRAPSRMLGYWNLPEATATTLVGEWLHMGDAGFLDEDGYLHLCDRINDTIIVAGQNIYPAEVEKALAAHPAVADVAVVGLHDDRWGESVHAVVVLRPGARATPRELLLSLRGRIADYKIPGTYHFAGSLPRNPSGKILRRAVRERLTAETRAVAGSAV; this is translated from the coding sequence ATGAGCGACATACCGAGGGAGCGCTGGACGCTCCACCACTCCGCCCGTGCCCACGCCGGCACCCGCCCCGACCACCCGGCGATCATCTGCGACGGGCACGTCACCACCTACGACAAGCTGCACCGCGACAGCAACCGCGCCGCGCACGCCCTGCACACCAGCGGGGTACGGCACGGCGACCGGGTCGCCTACCTCGGCCGCGAGTCCGCGAACTACTACCTCGTGATGATCGCCTGCGCCAAGGCGGGCGCCGTCCTGGTGCCGGTCAACTGGCGGCTCACCCCGGGCGAGGTCGACCACATCCTGCGCGACTCCGGCGCCACGCTGATCTTCGTGGACGACGAGTTCTGGGACACCGTCGCCGCCGTACGGCCCCAGCTGCGCGGCCTGCGCAAGGTGATCCGGGTCGACGGCACCGACGTGGACGGCGAACCCGCCCGCGGCGCCGGACTGCTCGCCTGGGCCGCCGACCAGCCCGAGACCGACCCGGCGCCCGGCACCGGACCCGACGACGCCGTCATCCAGATCTACACCAGCGGCACCACCGGGCTGCCCAAGGGCGCCATCCTCGCCCACCGCAGCTTCTTCACCCTGCCGCACGCCAGCCGCGAGCGGGGCCTGGACTGGATCGACTGGCTGCCCGAGGACGTCGCCCTGATCTCCCTGCCGGGCTTCGGCGTCGCCGGCATCGGCTGGTTCCTGCACACCTTCAACGCCGGCGGCACCAATGTGATCATGCCGCAGTTCGACCCGCAGGAGGCCGTCCGCCTCATCCGCGAGCACGGCGTCACCACCACCTTCGCCGCACCCGCGATGCTCCAGGCGATGGCCGCCGAACGCGGCGCCGGACCCGAGGCGTTCACCTCCCTGCGCAAGATCGCCTACGGCGCGGCGCCGATGTCCGAGACGCTGCTCAAGCAGTGCCTGGAGACCTACCGCTGCGAGTTCGCGCAGATCTACGCCAGCACCGAGACCGGCAGCGTCGCGGTCTGCCTGCCGCCCGGCGACCACCACGCGGGCAGCACCCGGCTCATCTCGGTGGGCCTGCCCTGCCCCGGCAACGAGATCAAGGTGGTCGGTCCCGACGGCGCGGTCCTGCCGCCCGGCGCCATCGGCCAGGTCTGCGTGCGCGCCCCCTCCCGGATGCTCGGCTACTGGAACCTGCCCGAGGCCACCGCCACCACCCTGGTGGGGGAGTGGCTGCACATGGGCGACGCCGGATTCCTCGACGAGGACGGCTATCTCCACCTGTGCGACCGCATCAACGACACGATCATCGTGGCCGGGCAGAACATCTACCCGGCCGAGGTGGAGAAGGCCCTCGCCGCGCATCCGGCGGTCGCCGACGTGGCCGTGGTCGGGCTGCACGACGACCGCTGGGGCGAGAGCGTGCACGCGGTGGTCGTCCTGCGCCCCGGCGCCAGAGCGACCCCCCGCGAACTCCTGCTGTCCCTGCGCGGCCGGATCGCCGACTACAAGATCCCCGGCACCTACCACTTCGCCGGCTCCCTGCCCCGCAACCCCTCGGGCAAGATCCTGCGCCGCGCGGTGCGCGAGCGGCTGACGGCGGAGACCAGGGCCGTCGCCGGGAGTGCCGTATGA